One genomic window of Glycine soja cultivar W05 chromosome 9, ASM419377v2, whole genome shotgun sequence includes the following:
- the LOC114367361 gene encoding amidophosphoribosyltransferase, chloroplastic-like yields the protein MALAVAAPTLSSFLSKPSSLLFYTHPFPKTPTLPLQLVFSKNPISDTVGSYDDDKPREECGVVGIYGDPEASRLCYLALHALQHRGQEGAGIVTVHNNVLQPPITGMGLVSEVFNQSKLDQLPGNLAIGHVRYSTAGQSMLKNVQPFVAGYRFGSVGLAHNGNLVNYKTLRTNLEDSGSIFNTSSDTEVVLHLIATSKHGPFILRVVDACEKLKGAYSFVFVTEDKLVAVRDPFGFRPLVMGRRRSNGAVVFTSETCALDLIEATYEREVYPGEVIVVDKNGIQSMQLMSSSHPKQQCIFEHVYFSRPNSVVFGRSVYETRRKFGEILATESPVEECDVVIAVPDSGVVSAIGFAAKAGVPYEVGLIRSQNVARTFIAPSQEIRDIGVKLKLWPVRAVLEGKSVTVVDDSIVRGTTSSKIVRLLREAGAKEVHMRIASPPIIASCYYGVDTPNSQELISSKMSVEEIRDFIGADSLAFLSFDSLKTLLGTQSPNFCYACFSGNYPLDPSET from the coding sequence ATGGCCTTAGCAGTAGCAGCACCCACTCTATCATCTTTCCTTTCCAAACCGTCTTCACTCCTTTTCTACACTCACCCTTTCCCCAAAACCCCCACTCTCCCTCTCCAGCTCGTTTTCTCCAAAAACCCGATTTCCGATACTGTGGGAAGCTACGACGATGATAAGCCGCGCGAGGAATGCGGCGTGGTTGGCATATACGGTGACCCGGAGGCCTCGCGGCTCTGCTACCTTGCCCTGCATGCGCTCCAGCATCGCGGCCAAGAAGGCGCCGGAATCGTAACCGTCCACAACAATGTCCTCCAACCACCCATCACTGGCATGGGCCTGGTCTCCGAAGTTTTCAACCAATCAAAGCTTGACCAGCTCCCTGGCAACCTCGCCATCGGCCACGTCCGCTACTCCACCGCCGGCCAGTCCATGCTCAAAAACGTCCAGCCCTTCGTCGCCGGCTACCGCTTCGGCTCCGTCGGCCTGGCCCACAACGGCAACCTCGTCAACTATAAGACTCTCCGAACCAACCTCGAGGACAGCGGCTCCATCTTCAACACCTCCTCCGACACCGAGGTTGTCCTCCACCTCATCGCCACCTCCAAACACGGACCCTTCATTCTGCGAGTTGTTGACGCCTGTGAAAAGCTAAAAGGGGCTTATTCTTTTGTCTTCGTCACCGAGGACAAACTTGTCGCCGTGCGCGACCCTTTCGGGTTCAGGCCTTTGGTTATGGGAAGGAGGAGAAGCAACGGTGCCGTAGTTTTCACTTCTGAAACTTGTGCTCTTGACCTAATTGAAGCGACTTATGAGAGGGAGGTTTACCCTGGTGAGGTTATCGTGGTGGATAAAAACGGTATTCAGAGTATGCAGCTCATGTCGTCTTCTCATCCGAAACAACAGTGCATATTTGAACATGTTTACTTTTCGCGGCCGAATTCAGTTGTCTTTGGGAGGTCTGTGTATGAGACTCGTAGAAAATTCGGGGAGATTTTGGCTACTGAGAGTCCCGTGGAAGAGTGTGATGTTGTGATTGCTGTGCCTGATTCTGGTGTTGTGTCAGCGATTGGTTTTGCTGCAAAAGCTGGAGTTCCCTACGAGGTGGGTTTGATTAGGTCACAAAATGTGGCGAGGACTTTCATTGCCCCATCACAGGAGATTAGGGACATTGGTGTGAAGCTGAAGCTATGGCCAGTTCGTGCAGTGCTAGAAGGTAAAAGTGTTACGGTTGTGGATGATTCCATTGTGAGAGGAACAACCTCGTCCAAGATTGTTAGGTTGTTGAGAGAGGCAGGTGCTAAGGAAGTTCACATGAGGATTGCGAGTCCTCCCATAATTGCTTCCTGTTATTATGGAGTGGATACTCCCAATTCTCAAGAGCTCATATCGAGTAAGATGAGTGTGGAGGAGATAAGAGACTTTATTGGGGCGGATTCACTTGCCTTTTTGTCCTTTGATAGCTTGAAGACCTTGTTGGGAACTCAGAGTCCCAATTTTTGTTATGCTTGTTTCTCTGGGAATTACCCTCTGGATCCTAGTGAGACTTAA
- the LOC114424999 gene encoding amidophosphoribosyltransferase, chloroplastic-like — protein MAAAAAATLSSSFSKPSSLPFHTHSYSFPTTLPTVPTPPRAAVVKTPLIVYSKNPISDIVSSTESRSGGAWDDEKPREECGVVGIYGDPEASRLCYLALHALQHRGQEGAGIVTVHNNVLQSITGVGLVSDVFNQSKLDQLPGSLAIGHVRYSTAGQSMLKNVQPFVAGYRFGSVGVAHNGNLVNYRTLRTNLEDSGSIFNTTSDTEVVLHLIATSKHRPFILRIVDACEKLEGAYSIVFVTEDKLVAVRDPFGFRPLVMGRRSNGSVVFASETCALDLIEATYEREVYPGEVLVVDKNGIQSLCLMSHPQPKQCIFEHIYFALPNSVVFGRSVYESRRQFGEILATESPVDCDVVIAVPDSGVVAALGYAAKAGVPFQQGLIRSHYVGRTFIEPSQKIRDFGVKLKLSPVRAVLEGKRVVVVDDSIVRGTTSSKIVRLLKEAGAKEVHMRIASPPIIGSCYYGVDTPSSEELISNRMSVEEIRDFIGSDSLAFLPFDSLKRLLGGESPNFCYACFSGNYPVEPRELKVKRVGDFVDDGLNGSLESIDGGWVQANQNQIKLGTGTSTSTSISQ, from the coding sequence ATGGCCGCAGCAGCAGCAGCCACTCTCTCCTCTTCCTTCTCCAAACCCTCCTCTCTTCCTTTTCACACCCACTCTTACTCTTTCCCCACAACCCTACCAACAGTCCCCACTCCCCCTCGCGCCGCCGTCGTCAAAACCCCTCTCATCGTTTACTCCAAAAACCCCATTTCCGACATCGTCTCCTCCACCGAGTCACGCTCCGGAGGCGCCTGGGACGACGAGAAGCCGCGCGAGGAGTGCGGCGTGGTGGGCATATACGGCGACCCTGAGGCCTCGCGCCTTTGCTACCTCGCCCTCCACGCGCTTCAGCACCGCGGCCAGGAAGGCGCCGGAATCGTTACGGTTCACAACAACGTCCTCCAATCCATCACCGGCGTTGGTCTCGTTTCCGACGTGTTCAACCAGTCGAAGCTGGACCAGCTCCCCGGCAGCCTCGCCATCGGCCACGTCCGCTACTCCACCGCCGGCCAATCCATGCTCAAAAACGTGCAACCCTTCGTTGCCGGCTACCGCTTCGGCTCCGTCGGCGTGGCCCACAACGGCAACCTCGTCAACTACCGCACCCTCCGAACCAACCTCGAGGACAGCGGGTCCATCTTCAACACTACCTCCGACACCGAGGTTGTTCTCCACCTCATCGCCACTTCCAAACACAGACCCTTCATTTTGAGAATCGTTGACGCCTGTGAAAAGCTCGAAGGGGCTTATTCAATTGTCTTCGTCACCGAGGACAAGCTTGTCGCCGTTCGCGACCCCTTCGGATTCAGACCTTTGGTTATGGGAAGGAGAAGTAACGGGTCTGTGGTTTTCGCTTCTGAAACCTGCGCTCTTGACCTTATTGAAGCGACTTATGAGAGAGAGGTTTACCCTGGTGAGGTTCTTGTTGTGGATAAAAACGGTATTCAGAGTCTATGCCTCATGTCTCATCCTCAACCCAAACAATGCATTTTTGAACATATTTACTTTGCACTTCCCAATTCGGTTGTTTTTGGGAGGTCTGTGTATGAGTCTCGGAGACAATTTGGGGAGATTTTGGCTACTGAGAGTCCTGTGGACTGTGATGTTGTGATTGCTGTGCCTGATTCTGGTGTTGTGGCTGCGCTTGGTTATGCCGCCAAAGCTGGGGTTCCGTTTCAGCAGGGTTTGATTAGGTCACACTATGTTGGGAGGACTTTCATTGAGCCCTCTCAGAAAATTAGGGACTTTGGTGTGAAGCTGAAGCTATCGCCCGTTCGTGCCGTGCTTGAAGGTAAACGtgttgtggttgtggatgattCCATTGTGAGAGGAACCACGTCGTCCAAGATTGTTAGGCTGCTGAAGGAGGCCGGTGCTAAGGAGGTTCACATGAGGATTGCGAGTCCTCCCATTATTGGTTCTTGTTACTATGGTGTGGATACTCCTAGCTCCGAGGAGTTGATTTCCAATAGGATGAGTGTGGAGGAGATAAGAGACTTTATCGGGTCGGATTCACTGGCCTTTTTGCCTTTTGATAGCTTGAAGAGGTTGTTGGGGGGTGAAAGTCCGAATTTTTGTTATGCTTGTTTCTCTGGGAATTACCCTGTGGAGCCCAGAGAGCTTAAGGTGAAGAGGGTTGGGGACTTTGTTGATGATGGCTTGAATGGGAGCTTGGAGTCTATTGATGGTGGTTGGGTTCAGGcaaaccaaaatcaaatcaagCTTGGTACTGGTACTAGTACTAGTACTAGTATTTCACAATAA